The following proteins are encoded in a genomic region of Cryptomeria japonica chromosome 11, Sugi_1.0, whole genome shotgun sequence:
- the LOC131049479 gene encoding probable LRR receptor-like serine/threonine-protein kinase At3g47570 has translation MEAWRSICIKIVHCDIKPGNVLLDESMTAHLSDFGISRLMGRIAANSVTSTIDLKGSVGYIAPEYGLNGMMSPWGDVFSYGILLLEMLTRRRATDNMFDGDLSLHSWVKRAFPERVAEVVDKSLLMEGAGKETKECIISLMRLGLLCSSDSPEARPTMRDVTNLLKNMQQDTFTPDTWFFH, from the exons ATGGAAGCTTGGAGAAGCATTTGTATCAAG ATAGTGCATTGTGACATAAAACCAGGCAATGTTCTTTTAGATGAAAGCATGACAGCTCATCTTTCAGATTTTGGGATATCCAGATTGATGGGAAGAATCGCAGCCAATTCAGTAACCTCAACAATAGATTTAAAGGGCTCAGTGGGCTACATTGCACCAG AATATGGATTGAATGGCATGATGTCTCCTTGGGGAGATGTTTTTAGCTATGGTATTTTGTTATTGGAAATGCTGACAAGGAGGCGAGCAACAGATAATATGTTTGATGGTGATCTGAGCCTGCATAGCTGGGTGAAAAGGGCATTTCCAGAGAGGGTTGCTGAGGTAGTTGATAAAAGCTTGTTAATGGAAGGGGCTGGCAAAGAAACGAAAGAATGTATCATTTCATTGATGCGACTTGGTTTGCTATGTTCAAGTGATTCACCTGAAGCTCGACCCACTATGAGAGATGTGACCAATCTATTGAAGAACATGCAACAGGATACTTTCACCCCAGACACTTGGTTCTTCCATTAA
- the LOC131049539 gene encoding receptor like protein 29-like, producing the protein MKNIRYNLGLHYDGDPCQWYGVSCSENEGNDIVGLYFSHFNMNNSIWQYVCKLPALQLLDLSDNGLQSPIPECVGSFANLKILRLSSNLLSESIPPQLFSMKNLSTLDLTHNQLTGPIPPQLFSLSNLAYLDLSYNNLSGNIPITLSNLRFIESLDISNNRLTGEIPEALGNLSELHWLNLSHNKLTGQIPEA; encoded by the coding sequence ATGAAGAATATCCGCTATAATTTGGGCCTTCACTATGACGGTGACCCATGCCAATGGTATGGCGTAAGTTGCAGTGAAAATGAGGGTAATGATATTGTAGGACTCTACTTCTCTCATTTCAATATGAATAACAGTATTTGGCAGTATGTATGTAAGCTGCCAGCCCTTCAACTTCTTGATCTCAGTGACAATGGCTTACAAAGCCCAATCCCTGAGTGTGTTGGCAGCTTTGCCAATTTGAAAATTTTGCGTCTCTCTTCCAATTTATTATCAGAATCTATTCCTCCGCAATTGTTTTCTATGAAGAATCTGAGCACCCTTGATCTAACCCACAATCAACTGACAGGGCCTATTCCTCCCCAATTGTTCTCTTTAAGCAATCTGGCGTATCTGGACCTTTCCTATAATAATCTTTCCGGAAATATCCCTATTACCCTGAGCAACCTGAGATTTATAGAATCTTTGGATATTTCCAACAACAGGTTGACAGGCGAAATTCCAGAGGCTCTAGGGAATCTGAGTGAGCTTCACTGGTTGAACTTGTCACACAACAAATTAACGGGACAAATTCCAGAGGCTTGA
- the LOC131049480 gene encoding probable LRR receptor-like serine/threonine-protein kinase At3g47570: MNELYWLDLSNNKLTGQIPECVKQISYLDLSNNELEEAAPTGKKHSTALVKVAIPTGKSHSTVVIKVLGAVAVVAVFIVCFLVFGVLWIRNLHNREEFKQTFRKILQKVEHPRIAHEELLAATNRFHNSNLLSTNSFGSVYKGFLADGTRVAVKVLNLMHEQSHKIFRAECKVLQKARHRNLARIITTCSTIHIKALIFEYFSNGSLEKYLYQSSCRMGLRTLLNIAIDVAHAVEYLHYDCFVQIVHCDIKPSNVLLDESMTAHLSDFGISRLMGRITANSVTSTIDLKGSVGYIAPEYGLNGMMSPRGDVFSYGILLLEMLTRRRPTDDMFDGDLSLHSWVKRAFPERVAEVVDTSLLMEGASKETEECLISLMRLGLLCSSDSPEARPTMRDVSSLLKNIQQDFNPDTSSSIKLKPTISNLVCDRGAITICEEASDTQSSTF; the protein is encoded by the exons ATGAATGAGCTTTACTGGTTGGACCTGTCAAACAACAAGTTAACAGGACAAATTCCAGAGTGTGTAAAACAAATCTCTTATTTGGACCTATCAAACAATGAATTAGAAGAAGCCGCTCCAACAGGAAAAAAACATTCCACGGCCCTAGTAAAAGTAGCCATTCCAACAGGAAAAAGCCATTCCACAGTCGTAATAAAAGTATTGGGAGCAGTAGCTGTTGTTGCCGTTTTTATAGTTTGTTTTCTAGTATTCGGAGTTCTGTGGATCAGGAACTTGCATAATAGAGAAGAATTTAAACAAACATTTCGCAAAATCCTTCAAAAGGTGGAGCATCCACGCATCGCGCATGAGGAGCTTCTTGCAGCAACCAATAGATTTCACAACTCCAATCTACTATCAACAAATAGCTTTGGATCAGTGTACAAGGGATTTTTGGCTGATGGTACTCGTGTTGCCGTTAAGGTTCTCAATTTAATGCATGAGCAATCGCACAAGATTTTCAGAGCAGAATGTAAAGTGTTGCAGAAGGCTCGACACCGAAATCTTGCTAGAATCATAACCACATGTTCTACCATTCACATCAAAGCTTTAATCTTTGAGTATTTTTCTAATGGAAGCTTGGAGAAGTATTTGTATCAAAGCAGTTGTAGAATGGGATTGAGAACACTGCTGAACATAGCTATAGATGTAGCCCATGCTGTGGAATATCTTCACTATGATTGCTTCGTGCAGATAGTGCATTGTGACATAAAACCAAGCAATGTTCTTTTAGATGAAAGCATGACAGCTCATCTTTCAGATTTTGGAATATCCAGATTAATGGGAAGAATCACGGCCAATTCAGTAACTTCAACAATAGATTTAAAAGGCTCAGTGGGCTACATCGCACCAG AATATGGATTGAATGGCATGATGTCTCCTCGGGGAGATGTTTTTAGCTATGGTATTTTGTTATTGGAAATGCTGACAAGGAGGCGGCCAACTGATGATATGTTTGATGGTGATCTGAGCCTGCATAGCTGGGTGAAAAGGGCATTTCCAGAGAGGGTTGCTGAGGTAGTTGATACAAGCTTGTTAATGGAAGGGGCTAGCAAAGAAACGGAAGAATGTCTGATTTCATTGATGCGTCTTGGTTTGCTGTGTTCAAGTGATTCCCCTGAAGCTCGGCCCACTATGAGAGATGTGTCCAGTCTATTGAAGAACATTCAACAGGATTTCAACCCAGACACTTCTTCTTCCATTAAATTAAAGCCCACCATATCCAATTTAGTTTGTGACAGAGGTGCAATAACTATTTGTGAGGAGGCATCAGATACCCAAAGCTCCACATTTTAG
- the LOC131049541 gene encoding probable LRR receptor-like serine/threonine-protein kinase At3g47570, which produces MHHRESEQHLSNGEQHNFAMRYFFINSPFSVTLFFTLSFLTLALSLNTTQVQVMKNMYYNLGLPSHGDPCQWHGVSCSENEGNDVVGLYFSSFNMNNSIWQYVCKLPALQLLDLINNSLQGPIPVCVGSLANLQTLDLSDNQLTGEITEALGYMSELYRLDLSNNKLTGQIPEALGNMSELYWLDLSNNKLTGQIPVSVKHIHYVDLSNNELTGQIPEALGNMSELYWLNLSNNKLTGQIPEALGNMSELQYLGLSNNELTGKTHSTVLIKVLGAVAVVVVFLICFLVFGVLWIKNLHNREEFKQTFRKILQKVEHPRISHEDLLAATNRFHNSNLLSTNSFGSVYKGFLADGTRVAVKVLNLMHEQSHKIFRAECKVLQKARHRNLARIITTCSTIHIKALIFEYFSNGSLEKYLYQSSCRMGLRTLLNIAIDVAHAVEYLHYDCFVQIVHCDIKPSNVLLDESMTAHLSDFGISRLMGRITANSVTSTIDLKGSVGYIAPEYGLNGMMSPRGDVFSYGILLLEMLTRRRPTDDMFDGDLSLHSWVKRAFPERVAEVVDTSLLMEGASKETEECLISLMRLGLLCSSDSPEARPTMRDVSSLLKNIQQDFNPDTSSSIKLKPTISNLVCDRGAITICEEASDTQSSTF; this is translated from the exons ATGCATCACAGAGAGTCCGAGCAACATCTTTCAAACGGGGAACAACACAACTTTGCAATGAGGTATTTTTTCATTAATTCTCCTTTTTCTGTGACTCTCTTCTTCACTCTCTCATTTCTCACTCTTGCACTCTCTCTCAACACCACACAAGTCCAAGTCATGAAGAACATGTACTATAATTTGGGCCTTCCGTCGCACGGTGACCCATGCCAATGGCATGGCGTAAGTTGCAGTGAAAATGAGGGTAATGATGTTGTTGGACTCTACTTCTCTTCTTTCAATATGAATAACAGTATTTGGCAGTATGTATGTAAGCTGCCAGCCCTTCAACTTCTTGACCTCATTAACAATAGCTTACAAGGCCCAATCCCTGTGTGCGTTGGCAGCTTGGCCAATCTGCAAACCCTTGATCTAAGCGACAATCAACTAACAGGGGAAATTACAGAGGCTCTAGGGTATATGAGTGAGCTTTACAGGTTGGACCTCTCAAACAACAAATTAACAGGACAAATTCCAGAGGCTCTAGGGAATATGAGTGAGCTTTACTGGTTGGACCTGTCAAACAACAAATTAACAGGACAAATTCCAGTATCTGTAAAACACATCCATTATGTGGACTTATCAAACAACGAATTAACAGGACAAATTCCAGAGGCTCTAGGGAATATGAGCGAGCTTTACTGGTTGAACCTGTCAAACAACAAATTAACAGGACAAATTCCAGAGGCTCTAGGGAATATGAGTGAGCTTCAATATTTGGGCCTGTCAAACAACGAATTAACAGGAAAAACCCATTCCACAGTCCTAATAAAAGTATTGGGAGCAGTAGCTGTTGTTGTCGTTTTTCTAATTTGTTTTCTAGTATTCGGAGTTCTATGGATAAAGAACTTGCATAATAGAGAGGAGTTTAAACAAACATTTCGCAAAATCCTTCAAAAGGTGGAGCATCCACGCATCTCACATGAGGACCTTCTTGCAGCAACCAATAGATTTCACAACTCCAATCTACTATCCACAAATAGCTTTGGATCAGTGTACAAGGGATTTTTGGCTGATGGTACTCGTGTTGCCGTTAAGGTTCTCAATTTAATGCATGAGCAATCGCACAAGATTTTCAGAGCAGAATGTAAAGTGTTGCAGAAGGCTCGACACCGAAATCTTGCTAGAATCATAACCACATGTTCTACCATTCACATCAAAGCTTTAATCTTTGAGTATTTTTCTAATGGAAGCTTGGAGAAGTATTTGTATCAAAGCAGTTGTAGAATGGGATTGAGAACACTGCTGAACATAGCTATAGATGTAGCCCATGCTGTGGAATATCTTCACTATGATTGCTTCGTGCAGATAGTGCATTGTGACATAAAACCAAGCAATGTTCTTTTAGATGAAAGCATGACAGCTCATCTTTCAGATTTTGGAATATCCAGATTAATGGGAAGAATCACGGCCAATTCAGTAACTTCAACAATAGATTTAAAAGGCTCAGTGGGCTACATCGCACCAG AATATGGATTGAATGGCATGATGTCTCCTCGGGGAGATGTTTTTAGCTATGGTATTTTGTTATTGGAAATGCTGACAAGGAGGCGGCCAACTGATGATATGTTTGATGGTGATCTGAGCCTGCATAGCTGGGTGAAAAGGGCATTTCCAGAGAGGGTTGCTGAGGTAGTTGATACAAGCTTGTTAATGGAAGGGGCTAGCAAAGAAACGGAAGAATGTCTGATTTCATTGATGCGTCTTGGTTTGCTGTGTTCAAGTGATTCCCCTGAAGCTCGGCCCACTATGAGAGATGTGTCCAGTCTATTGAAGAACATTCAACAGGATTTCAACCCAGACACTTCTTCTTCCATTAAATTAAAGCCCACCATATCCAATTTAGTTTGTGACAGAGGTGCAATAACTATTTGTGAGGAGGCATCAGATACCCAAAGCTCCACATTTTAG